A genomic region of Anopheles coustani chromosome 3, idAnoCousDA_361_x.2, whole genome shotgun sequence contains the following coding sequences:
- the LOC131271864 gene encoding zinc finger CCCH domain-containing protein 13, with protein METEEIIKLVDGIYKNILDKFNPGARQLISAGKAYLKALHGASAASNLFNEALAKIAVNAQQGGTIDIGSALMNIVGVYKEIQDQHMNILKAFYVDLLVPLETNLEKDTKVVQFEQKKFLQQHKMRSDSYSKAAATMKKYRKKNSKNTPKEAEKEIKSIQAFEEEKHKLDQFCEQSLKNAMTQERRRYGFVLERQCSLAKHWMAYHHSGHVIIEKSLDNWNDVAATREFLPPNVENMFSAKQALRDVDDEDDEDRESIASQLRKTRSIDASCLDMRSLGDVANSTLQMPRAKSEFNLNNNGTMGLGGGGGGVGHHHGHHTTMMMMVGGRGHDAASMIGGMSNGKPDISHWERPTVKALYAYLSSGENQLSFLEGDRIALVGDRAKGWQFGENLRTQKFGWFPIAYTETERDDKESISEWVKAPPSDIEIEHTPDTSLESTLVDDSLSKMTGSYHGGEDASPTRMFGDTIQYRQSKQFRRLSRGEKPPKPGPPPQLPAPVPTPVVPNSYNGGKQRHDGGGPSASGGGVPQSNSFSSSGAPPMADKRKSGSATMNFSKPPSSGNQKPKASRNGMASASLHSSNDSGFSNEPQPQPEADLYSDEEPVNRVPIRSARSEKNLLNDQTMTRSNGRDSSVPSPRYDDDDIYGTIVPPRPRHQTQMMRQANSYGNIAESNSGTLEYGYRSRNRGTAEGQPNQSDSQKIKRTKSFWKFSKSEDHILEGMAMWKHNDIIPTGREKREMEKKEATLKRNMRKKEQLEKQKQKEMIAAKAEEEQQKEQKERRKENGARSNGGASANGMMMESDSNTSTLVRSNPRESRDRERDRDRDQQREPMRERPHSIAMMPEQEKFPITKSDIDKRISKIDQEFHHQHQKKSSRGGQDAEQDARGGRSGRDRDGDRKPSKGGGKNDGNNNGNVNNRHSYAGDHGHRHHSHHHQDQELYGEAPVMAGGGKQGKDGKYRTTDRETSRNRNNDALNKYYQDQTFDDFSIIPSDSIMMQDTSFYDDDGMMDDMMLMKTVRRKEILKQYYSSGTDTERNSSSSDPYDCIVVDDHLVATEGRPDRKSNGDGMMRMMSTGDRRSEKKSMPEDKMAFSTFRGGASGGNGGGMGHHDDDDDTMMASMTLDDELMDDEPRHHQQHQQQQQQQQQHQHQQQQMMTRDRRSKGSKMNGNGGNNGPQESKYESEQESRISAKVQNNGQQQKRKSTKSIASDGKAYGPWYDLWGADSSVHNQKL; from the exons GTTCCGCCTTGATGAACATTGTCGGCGTGTATAAAGAGATCCAGGACCAGCACATGAATATC CTGAAGGCATTTTACGTCGATCTGCTGGTGCCGCTGGAAACGAACCTCGAAAAGGACACCAAGGTGGTGCAGTTCGAGCAGAAGAAGTTCCTCCAGCAGCACAAGATGCGCTCGGACAGCTACAGCAAGGCGGCCGCCACGATGAAGAAGTACCGCAAGAAGAACTCAAAGAACACGCCCAAGGAGGCGGAGAAGGAAATCAAGAGCATCCAGGCGTTCGAGGAGGAGAAGCACAAGCTGGACCAGTTCTGCGAGCAGAGCCTGAAGAACGCCATGACGCAGGAGCGCCGGCGGTACGGGTTCGTGCTGGAGCGCCAGTGCTCGCTGGCCAAGCACTGGATGGCGTACCATCACTCCGGGCACGTGATCATCGAGAAGTCGCTGGACAACTGGAACGACGTGGCGGCGACGCGCGAATTCCTGCCCCCGAACGTGGAGAACATGTTCTCGGCCAAGCAGGCGCTGcgcgacgtcgacgacgaggacgacgaggatCGGGAGTCGATCGCGTCCCAGCTGCGCAAGACCCGCTCGATCGATGCGTCCTGTCTGGATATGCGCTCGCTCGGGGACGTCGCGAACAGCACGCTCCAGATGCCGCGGGCCAAGTCGGAGTTTAATCTGAACAACAACGGAACGATGGGactgggtggtggtggtggtggcgttggACACCATCACGGACACCacacgacgatgatgatgatggtgggagGGCGAGGCCACGATGCGGCCAGCATGATCGGGGGCATGAGCAACGGCAAGCCGGACATTTCACACTGGGAGCGGCCGACGGTGAAGGCGCTGTACGCGTACCTGTCGTCGGGTGAGAACCAGCTCAGCTTCCTCGAGGGCGATCGGATTGCGCTGGTGGGCGATCGGGCGAAGGGTTGGCAGTTCGGTGAGAACTTGCGCACGCAAAAGTTCGGCTGGTTCCCGATCGCATACACCGAGACCGAGCGGGACGACAAGGAGAG CATCAGCGAGTGGGTGAAGGCACCACCGAGCGACATCGAGATCGAACACACGCCGGACACCTCGCTCGAGAGCACGCTGGTCGACGACAGTCTGTCCAAGATGACCGGTTCGTATCACGGCGGAGAGGACGCCTCGCCGACGCGCATGTTCGGCGACACCATCCAGTACCGGCAGTCGAAACAGTTCCGCCGGTTGTCGCGCGGCGAGAAGCCGCCCAAGCCCGGTCCACCACCGCAGTTGCCAGCCCCCGTGCCGACGCCCGTCGTCCCGAACAGCTACAACGGGGGCAAGCAGCGTCACGATGGTGGCGGTCCATCCGCATCCGGCGGTGGTGTACCGCAGTCGAACAGCTTCTCCTCTTCCGGGGCGCCCCCGATGGCGGACAAACGCAAATCGGGCTCGGCTACGATGAATTTCAGCAAGCCG CCATCGAGCGGCAACCAGAAACCGAAGGCGTCCCGCAACGGAATGGCCAGTGCCTCGCTACACAGTAGCAACGACAGTGGATTCTCCAACGAGCCGCAGCCCCAGCCGGAAGCGGACCTGTACTCCGACGAGGAACCGGTCAACCGAGTGCCAATCAG ATCTGCCCGGTCGGAGAAGAACCTGCTGAACGATCAGACGATGACACGCTCGAATGGACGGGACAGCAGCGTTCCCTCGCCCCGGTATGACGATGACGACATCTACGGGACGATCGTGCCGCCCCGTCCGCGCCACCAGACCCAGATGATGCGCCAGGCGAACAGCTACGGTAACATCGCCGAAAGCAACTCCGGTACGCTCGAGTACGGCTATCGCTCGCGGAACCGTGGCACGGCCGAGGGTCAGCCGAACCAGAGCGACTCGCAGAAGATCAAGCGCACGAAGTCGTTCTGGAAGTTCTCGAAATCGGAAGACCACATCCTCGAGGGGATGGCGATGTGGAAGCACAACGACATCATTCCGACCGGGCGTGAAAAGCGCGAAATGGAGAAGAAGGAGGCGACGCTGAAGCGCAACATGCGCAAGAAGGAGCAGCTGGAGAAGCAGAAGCAGAAGGAGATGATCGCCGCGAAGGCGGAAGAGGAGCAGCAGAAGGAACAGAAGGAGCGCCGCAAGGAGAATGGGGCGCGctccaatggaggcgcctcgGCGAACGGTATGATGATGGAAAGTGACAGCAACACGAGCACGCTGGTGCGCAGCAATCCGCGGGAGTCGCGCGATCGGGAACGTGATCGGGATCGGGATCAGCAGCGGGAGCCGATGCGCGAGCGACCGCACAGCATTGCCATGATGCCGGAGCAGGAAAAGTTCCCGATCACCAAGTCGGACATCGACAAGCGCATCTCGAAGATCGACCAGGAgttccaccaccagcaccagaaGAAGTCCAGCCGTGGGGGGCAGGATGCGGAACAGGATGCCCGTGGTGGACGCTCGGGGCGCGACCGGGACGGAGATCGCAAGCCATCGAAGGGTGGTGGTAAAAACGATGGCAACAACAACGGCAACGTCAACAATCGCCACAGTTACGCCGGAGATCATGGACACCGTCACCACTCGCACCACCATCAGGACCAGGAGCTGTACGGTGAGGCCCCGGTGATGGCGGGAGGCGGGAAGCAGGGAAAGGATGGCAAGTATCGGACGACGGATCGCGAGACGAGCCGGAACCGCAACAACGACGCACTGAACAAGTACTACCAGGACCAGACGTTCGACGACTTCTCGATCATTCCGAGCGACTCGATCATGATGCAGGACACGAGCTtctacgacgacgatggcatGATGGACGATATGATGCTGATGAAGACGGTGCGCCGCAAGGAGATCCTGAAGCAGTACTACTCGAGCGGCACCGACACCGAGCGCAACTCGTCCAGCTCCGATCCGTACGACTGCATCGTGGTGGACGATCATCTGGTGGCGACGG AAGGCCGTCCGGATCGGAAGTCGAACGGCGATGGCATGATGCGCATGATGTCGACGGGAGATCGACGCTCGGAGAAGAAAAGCATGCCTGAGGACAAGATGGCGTTTTCGACATTCCGCGGCGGTGCTTCCGGTGGGAATGGGGGTGGAATGGGCCAtcatgacgacgacgatgacaccATGATGGCATCGATGACCCTTGACGACGAGCTGATGGACGACGAACCTCggcatcaccagcagcaccaacagcaacagcagcagcaacaacaacaccagcaccagcaacaacagatGATGACGCGCGATCGCCGATCGAAGGGGTCGAAGATGAACGGCAACGGGGGCAACAACGGACCGCAGGAGTCGAAGTACGAGTCGGAGCAGGAGTCGCGCATCAGTGCGAAGGTGCAGAACAACGGTCAGCAGCAGAAGCGCAAATCCACCAAATCGATCGCCTCGGACGGGAAAGCGTACGGTCCGTGGTACGACCTCTGGGGCGCGGACAGCTCGGTCCACAACCAGAAGCTGTAG